A single region of the Bicyclus anynana chromosome 14, ilBicAnyn1.1, whole genome shotgun sequence genome encodes:
- the LOC112043564 gene encoding serine protease persephone translates to MWQNLFLICNLLLFKDIIAGEVGDKCAPTEDILKGTCKLVTDCDIAISYITKTDNHPFSRCGFSGTVEIVCCPSKYMQPLPTKRPKPTTGTVGQDKFGDPRVMRVAERECRKIIDTTLPPLGLHIIGGETASLGEFPHMAALGYERTDGYDFQCGGSLVSDLYIVTAAHCVDTLDQVTPTIARMGVVELGERQFSSDDVRIQEIIKHPEYKRRTKYDDLALLKLEQPVTFTSNLHPICLYTKNDDPTIPLTITGWGKTSTTRDIKSTILLKANVTVVAKDKCGESYTNWRKLPVGIADAQICAGDPMGLRDTCQGDSGGPLQGLTASDGQFRLVAVTSFGRGCGSPVPGVYTRISRYLDWIESVVWPDRA, encoded by the exons ATGTggcaaaatctatttttaatatgCAACTTGCTCCTGTTTAAAGACATAATTGCAGGAGAAG TTGGTGATAAATGTGCTCCTACTGAAGATATATTGAAAGGAACATGTAAACTTGTAACGGACTGTGATATTGCTATAAG TTACATTACGAAAACAGATAATCATCCATTCAGCAGATGTGGCTTCAGTGGTACCGTGGAGATAGTGTGTTGCCCAAGCAAATACATGCAACCCCTACCAACAAAAAGACCAAAGCCAACCACAGGGACTGTGGGACAAGACAAATTTG GAGATCCAAGGGTCATGAGAGTGGCCGAAAGAG AATGTAGAAAAATTATCGACACCACACTGCCACCGCTCGGATTACACATTATTGGCGGCGAAACGGCGAGTCTTGGGGAATTCCCGCATATG GCAGCCCTCGGCTACGAGCGAACCGACGGTTATGATTTCCAATGCGGCGGCTCCTTAGTATCCGACTTGTATATAGTAACAGCAGCTCACTGTGTGGATACCTTAGACCA AGTGACGCCCACGATAGCGCGCATGGGCGTGGTGGAGCTGGGCGAGCGACAGTTCAGCAGCGACGACGTGAGGATACAGGAGATCATAAAGCATCCGGAGTACAAGAGGCGTACCAAATATGACGATTTAGCGTTGTTGAA GTTGGAACAGCCGGTGACATTCACGTCAAACTTGCACCCCATCTGTTTGTACACCAAGAATGACGACCCGACCATACCTCTCACCATCACTGGATGGGGCAAAACTAGTACAACTC GAGATATAAAGAGTACGATCCTACTGAAGGCCAACGTGACGGTGGTGGCGAAGGATAAGTGCGGCGAGTCGTACACCAACTGGCGCAAGCTGCCGGTGGGCATCGCCGACGCGCAGATCTGCGCCGGCGACCCGATGGGCCTGCGGGACACTTGCcag GGTGACTCAGGCGGGCCGCTGCAGGGTCTGACGGCCAGCGACGGCCAGTTCAGACTCGTGGCCGTGACGTCATTCGGGCGCGGCTGCGGCTCGCCCGTGCCCGGCGTCTACACGCGCATATCGCGCTACCTCGACTGGATCGAGAGCGTCGTGTGGCCTGACAGGGCCTAG